The nucleotide sequence CGTCCGCGTTGACGGCCTGCCCACCGCGATCGGGCGAATCCTGGCCTGGCTCGACCGGTGGCGCCAAGACGCCGAAACCGGATCATGGTGGCCCTACTGGATCACTCCCGCACAGCAGCGAATCGGAAGCCCCGGAGAAGGGCCACAGCGCCCTTCCTGGTGCTATGGCACAGCCGGCCTGGCCCGCGCCCAACAACTCGCCGCGTTGGCCACCGGTGACGCCGACCGTCGGCGCGCCGCCGAAACCGCTCTGTTGAAGGCGGTCACCGACCCGGCCCAAACTGCCCAGATCACCAGCCAGTCCCTCTGCCACGGCACCGCCGGACTCGCCCACATAGCGCAACGTGTCGCCGTCGACTCCGCCGAGCCGCATCTGAGGCGCGCGCTCATGACCCGCGCATTCGAGCTGCTCGCACCCCTCACCGACACGCCTGCGCAGGCCCTGGCCGCGGACCTGCTGCGTACCCCCGACGGGCCCGGCGATGTCGGACTGCTCGACGGCGCCGCCGGCGTTGCCCTCGCCCTGCACAGCATCAGCACCGCCGCGCCACCGGCTTCCGGCTGGGACGCCTGCCTCCAACTCCACTGATCTCGCGCAACGAGGACGTCCATGACACTCGACGACTTCCCGCAACGAACCGACATCCACGTATCCGACGCCTGCCCGACCGACGTCTGCAGGCTCGATGAATGGCCGCAGTACCTCGTCGCATTCGCCGAGGCGACACGTGCCGAGGAGACCGTTGCGACGTACCTGCTGCCCGTACTCGACGCCTCTGCGGACGGCGACCCTCCGCGCTGGTCGTTCCTACGCAAACACCCCCACTGGCGTCTGCGCCACCCACCGCCCAGCAACCGCCGGACCCGGCGAGATCAGCGAACCGAACTGGCCGTCGTCTTGGACCAGTTGACCGCCAAGGGCCTGGTGACCGGCTGGACGCCGTCCCTTCACGAACCCGAGGCCACCGCGTTCGGCGGCCCCGACGGGATGAACGTGGCCCATGACCTGTTCCATCACGACAGCCGCGCCGTCCTTCTCCGCAACGGATGTCGTCCGGCCGCCACTTCGACGCAGCAGTTGGGGCGGCGCGAACTCGCGTTGCTGCTGCCGAGTGTGATGATGCGCGCCGCCGGTCTGGACTGGTACGAGCAAGGCGACACGTGGGCGAGAGTCGCCGCGCACCGCCTACCCGAACCCGTCACGCGTACCGAGCCGACCGATCGGGCCCGTACTGCGGCGCGGCGGCTGATGACCGTCGACGCCGGGCCGACAAGCCGCCTGGTCACCGGCGGAGCACTCGCCGACTTGGGCTCATGGGTTGCCGCGTTCCACGACGCCGGACGCCACTTGGCCGCCTTGAACCGTGACGGCCACCTGCACCGGGGCCTGCGCGCGGTCATCGCCCACCACGTCCTCTTCCACTGGAACCGCCTCGGCCTCGCCGCCGCGCTTCAACACGCCCTGTCCACCCTCGCAATGGAGATCGTCATGGGAACGAGCGAACCCACCCGCCACATCCGCGAAACCGCCCCCGAACCTGCCGACCGCGACCGTAGCGTTGCCCCCGTGAACACCCATGTGATCGACGCCGCGCAGACCGGCACCCCCGACGAGGCCGAGCGCCTACGCCACGCGCTCGTGGACACCCTCACCGGCGCGGACCTCGTCCGCACGGCCCGCGTCGAGGAGGCGCTGCGGACCGTCCCGCGCCACCGCTTCGTCCCCCACGCAACCCTGGAGGACGCCTACGCGAACTCCACGGTGACCACCAAGACCGACGCGGCCGGCACGCCGATCAGCTGCGCCTCCCAACCCGGCGTCGTCGCCCTGATGCTCGACCAACTCGACGCCCGCCCCGGCCACAACGTCCTCGAACTGGGCGCCGGGACCGGCTACAACGCCGCTCTCCTCGCCCACCTGGTCGGCCCCGCCGGGCACGTGACCACCATCGACGTCGACGACGACATCGTGGACGCCGCCCGCACCCATCTCACCGACGCCGGCGTGCCCAACGTCACCGTGCTCCTCGGCGACGGCGCCCTCGGCCACCCGGACGCCGCTCCGTATGAGCGCATCATCGCCACCGTCGGCGCGCACGGCATCCCGCACGCCTGGCTGGATCAACTCGCCCCCGACGGACGCATGTTGGTCCCGTTGCGGCTGCGCGGCGCGGTGTCGCGGTCGATCGCGTTCGAGCGCCGCGACGGTGCCTGGGTCGGCGTCGACAGCGCCATGAACACCTTCATGCCGCTGCGCCGGGGCATCGCCGACGACCCGCGCACCCGCATCTCGCTCACCGGGGACGGCTCTGTGGCGCTCGTGACCAACGGAGACCAGAACACCGACACCGTAGCCCTCGCCATCGCCCTCGGGGACGTCCTCCACCAGGACCGCACCGAGGTGTGGACCGGCGTCGACTTCCGTGGCAGCGAGTCCGCGGAATGGCTGGAGCTGTGGCTGACCTGCGTCCTGCCCAGCGGACTGAGCCGCATGCCCACCACCCCGCAGGCCCTCGAAACCGGCCTGGTCACCACCCCCTACCCCAGCGCCACCGCGGCCTTCGACAAGGGGGCGCTCGCCTATCTCACCCGACGCAAGGCCGACCGCACCGCCCCCGACGGCGCCGCGCTCTACGAATTCGGCGTCATCGGGCACGGCCCCGGCGGCGACGTACTCGCCGAGCGCATGGCCGACGAGGTGCGCACCTGGGACCGCGACTACCGCAGCCGCGATGTGCGTTTCGAGCTCCAGACCCTTGATGCGCCGGCCACCCCCGACGCGCCGGGCCGGTTCACGCTGACCACCGCGCTCAACCGGATCGTCGTCGACTGGCGCTGACATGGACGCGCGACGGCTCGCGCAAAGGTTCCCGCTCGTCCCGCGTCCGCGACCGGCCTGCACCCCGCTTCCTGAGCGCGTCCGCGCTCTCGGCGAACTCGCGGACGCCGCCGAACGCGCGACAGGAACGGAAGCACTCATCAAGGCCGCCGCCGTGCACAACCTCGCGGCGCTCATCGCCAGCGACTGCGGCCTCCCCGAGCTCGCACGCGCGCTATGCCACCGCCAAGCCGCCACCTGCCTGCGCGCCCAGCCCCTGGGCGCGCAGCAGGCCCGCCACGCCCTCGAACCCCTCGTCAACCTCGCCCGGCTACTGATCCGCGACGGCGACGGCGAAGCGGCGTACCAGCTCTTGGACCGGCTCTTCCAGGCCGTCCGCACCCGCGCCGACGCGGTCGTCGACAACCTGCGCCTGGATCTGCGGAACCTCACCGCCTCCCCGCAGGACCACCAGGACGTCTGCCGGTGGCTGTGGACCGTGCTCTTGGCCGACGGCACCCGAGCCCTCGTCGCCGCAGAACGCTGGACCGATGCCCTTGTGCACGTCGAGCAGCACCGAGGCGTCGGGCACCGACTCCTCGACGGCCGCCAAATCGCCGTCTTGGCCGCGCTGTTCGGCAACCGGCCCCACGCGGCGCTCGCTGCGCTCACCGCCGCCGCTCCCGCCGAGCCGTGGGAACACGCGGTCGCCGCATGCCTGGACGCGCTCTGCCGTGCCTCGGCCAAACCCCAGCGCTCGCACGACACTTCGGATACTTCGGTGGCGACCGCAGTGGACCGCTACCTCGACCTTCCGGCCACCACTGGGCTGGTCGTCTTCCGTACACGGCTGGGCGCGACCGTCATAGAACTCGCCGCAACGGCAGGCCACCACGACCGCGCCGCGCAGGCCGCCGAACGCCTGACCACCGAAGCCCTGTCAGACGGCTACGCCGCACGCGACCTCCTTGCCTGCCCCACCGCCCGCTTATCCGTGCCCGTAGGAGATCTACGGAGACTGGCGCAAGTCAGGCACGCCGCAGGACTCGGAGGCGACGCACTCACCAACCAGCTGCACGACGAACTCACCGCAGCCGTGGCCAAGAGCGAAGCCGTGACGGCCAAGCACCACGTGCGCACGCTGCCGCAGGCCGACTCACAACCCACCCCGACAACCGCGTGAACCGCAGCGACCGCCCTTGGGATCGTCCTCCCAGGGCGGCGGTCGTACACGCCCAGCTGATGAGGCTCTTTGAACTTGGTTGGGGCTTCTATATCTGGGCGGTCACAATGAGGTTCACGAAAGGGGCTTTCGCGTGGAAGTAAGCTGTTACGGATTGATTCTTCCTACACATGGCATTTGACGCGGACCAGCAGGACGTCGTCGGGAAGCGATTCCATGTGGGTGCGGTTGTCGGCGGGCCGGTCGCTCAGTTCGGACCGATGCTCACATGTGGTCGCGTTTTCGCAAGTAGCGTGCGTGGCGGTGCCGTTCTCCTCGATCCACCACCCGTCCAAGGTCAGGAGGTCGGTGAGGCGGATCGCATCGTCCCCGACGTACTGAGCGAATTCTTCTCGGGACCTGGCGAAGTAACGGTCGGGTCGGCCGAGCATGTCGACGCGTTCGGCGAAGTGCAGTGGTGCGTCGGCCTCACGGTACGTGGTGGCCGCCCGCAGCAACGGCTGCGCGGCGTAGTCCGCGCAGGCGCGTTCCCACGGTTCCGAATGCACGACGACCGCGCCATGCCGTTCCTGGAACACCTCGAACGGCAGGTACGCCGGGTACTGCGCCGCGAGGCGGTGCCAGATGTCCCAGGCGGACTCTGCCCAGGCCCTCGCCGCGATGCGAGGGCCGTCGAAGTCGAGCAGCCCGCGCGGGCCGCCGGCGCACCATCCCGGCTTGCTGGGCAGCGACTGCCCGTCGTAGGCCGCTGCGTCGTGGATCAGCCGCGCGTCGTTCTCGCACCCGGGCAGGATGCGAAACCCGGATTGATCGCTGCCGCCACGGACGGCCCACCAGTCCCACATCGCCCGGTCCACGGCTTCGCAGTCGATGTGGAACGGCTCAAGAGCCCGCGCCAGCGCTGTGTCCAGGTCGGCGTGCGCCTGCGCCGGCAAACACACCGTCAACCGCAGCCCTGCCATGCCCGTTCCTCTCCTGGACCATCACAGACCGCCAAACTACTGGGCACGACGGATGCATCAGTCGCGAGCACCGACGATCAGCGCGACGCCGCGTACTCGAGAGTTGTTCCTCGCGTCGGCTCCGACAACCCGGCCTCGACGGTGGCCTGACCATGCAACGTAGGCCAAGCCGCTTGCCGAACCGCTCGAGTTCGTCGCCGACATCGCCTCCATGGTCAAGACGAATTCCTTCCGCGTTCATCGTCGGTGGTAATTGCCCGCAGCCGTGTGGGAACGTGCGCGCCGCACGGCTGCGGGCGTTCGAGAGCGGACGAAGCCACAAGTGGCAGCGAGGATGACGGCAACGCGCCGCGAACGTCGTCGCTGGGGGCAGCTCCGTCCGGCGCGACCTCGAACCACACTGTCTTCCCCGCGCACTGGCTGGTCACGCCCCAGGCAGCGGCGATGCGGTCGAGGACAACGAGTCCGAGCCCGCCTTCGGCATCATGAGTCGGCCCGGCGACCGGTGTCAGAAGGCGGGGTAGAACGGGGCTGACGTCGCTGACCTCGACGCGGACAGCGGTGCCGGTCCAGCGGATCGCCGCTACGAACGGCGCACCGGAGTGGATGGCCGCGTTGGCCAACACCTCGGCTGCGCAAAGCGCGAGATCGTCGAGGGCATCGTCGTCAAGGACGCCCCAGGACGCGGCGATGCCGGTCAACCGGCGGCGAGCCTCGCCGACCGCCGCCGGGGTCGCATCGACTCGGAAACCCACCGGACGGGGCCGTCGGTGGGTCACGAGTGCTCCACTGCCCGGACCACAGCGGGGAACTGGGCCACTGAGAGTGCCCACTCGATGCCGTGTCGGTGTATCGGACGCAGGTGCACCGTGGGACCGGTGTCGTGGTCTTCGTCCACGGCGGTGACCTGCTGCAGGCCGTACACCGTGTGCAACACGGTGCCGACCGGCGGGGGCGCGCCCCGTGTTGCGGGGCAGGGCAGTGCGGTGGCCTGGGCGCTCTCGCGCGTCATGCTGGTCGCTCCCGGGTCGGCGCCGCCGATGGCAGCGGTTGCTGTGCGGGGTAACGGATCGTCGCCAGCCGACAGGGCAGGCGATGGGGAGGGCCGTCCCGCCAGCCGACAGGGGTTGCAGCGCGGTGGGACGGCCCCGCAGGCGCCTTCGGGGCAGGGAGCCGGCGGACTGCCCGCCGTTGGCGCGGTGTTCAGTCAACGACCGTCAGCGGGAGGTTGGCGAGGACTGCCGGGGCGTGGTTTGCCCCCGGAACACCGGACACTTTTGCCAACTCGACACGGCGACGTTAGTCATGACGACTACAGGAGGCCGGAAGTCGGCGCTACCGTCGGATGAGCAGTTGGGGGACGCGATGGCGAGGAAGCGAACCAAGACGCCCAACAGGGCACTTCGCGCGCTCATGGATGAGCACGGTATGACCGAGGCCGCCTTGGCGGACGCGGCGAATGAAGCCATCGAGGCCCTGTGCGGCACGCCCGGCAGCTTCTCGGACCGGCAGGTCCGCCGTTGGTTATCGGGAGACGTCACCAAGCCCTGGCCGAAGACCGTTCTGGCCGTCGCCCACGCGCTTCAAACCGATCCGGATCGACTCGGCTGGCGTCTGGACGGGCGCGTGATCCGCGTCCCCGCGGGCGCTGCCAGCTCGTCGCCCCCTCCGACCACCCCGCAGGAGAACCCGCCCGTGCTGCGCCGTGAATTCCTCTCCGCCGCCACTGCCTCCCTATTCGATGCCGCCCTCCCACCCGCCGGGCGGATCGGTATCACCGACGTCGACCGGGTGCGTAGCCGCCTCGAAAGCCTCCACGAGATCGACGACCTGTCCGGCGGCACTCAGCTCGCCTATGTCGCCGAAGAACTCGCGCGGCGGGTGGAAACGGCGATGCGCAACTGCGTGTTCGGGCCGCGCGTCGAACGC is from Yinghuangia sp. ASG 101 and encodes:
- a CDS encoding ATP-binding protein — protein: MGTLSGPVPRCGPGSGALVTHRRPRPVGFRVDATPAAVGEARRRLTGIAASWGVLDDDALDDLALCAAEVLANAAIHSGAPFVAAIRWTGTAVRVEVSDVSPVLPRLLTPVAGPTHDAEGGLGLVVLDRIAAAWGVTSQCAGKTVWFEVAPDGAAPSDDVRGALPSSSLPLVASSALERPQPCGAHVPTRLRAITTDDERGRNSS
- the fxlM gene encoding methyltransferase, FxLD system, yielding MTLDDFPQRTDIHVSDACPTDVCRLDEWPQYLVAFAEATRAEETVATYLLPVLDASADGDPPRWSFLRKHPHWRLRHPPPSNRRTRRDQRTELAVVLDQLTAKGLVTGWTPSLHEPEATAFGGPDGMNVAHDLFHHDSRAVLLRNGCRPAATSTQQLGRRELALLLPSVMMRAAGLDWYEQGDTWARVAAHRLPEPVTRTEPTDRARTAARRLMTVDAGPTSRLVTGGALADLGSWVAAFHDAGRHLAALNRDGHLHRGLRAVIAHHVLFHWNRLGLAAALQHALSTLAMEIVMGTSEPTRHIRETAPEPADRDRSVAPVNTHVIDAAQTGTPDEAERLRHALVDTLTGADLVRTARVEEALRTVPRHRFVPHATLEDAYANSTVTTKTDAAGTPISCASQPGVVALMLDQLDARPGHNVLELGAGTGYNAALLAHLVGPAGHVTTIDVDDDIVDAARTHLTDAGVPNVTVLLGDGALGHPDAAPYERIIATVGAHGIPHAWLDQLAPDGRMLVPLRLRGAVSRSIAFERRDGAWVGVDSAMNTFMPLRRGIADDPRTRISLTGDGSVALVTNGDQNTDTVALAIALGDVLHQDRTEVWTGVDFRGSESAEWLELWLTCVLPSGLSRMPTTPQALETGLVTTPYPSATAAFDKGALAYLTRRKADRTAPDGAALYEFGVIGHGPGGDVLAERMADEVRTWDRDYRSRDVRFELQTLDAPATPDAPGRFTLTTALNRIVVDWR